From Syntrophobacterales bacterium, one genomic window encodes:
- a CDS encoding 4Fe-4S binding protein produces the protein MADDSIDSKVYRKLQQKLDKLPIAFPATESGVEIRILKHLFTPEQAQIALSMSFIPEPATVIQKRLKKKYPLLADLEKILDKMSDQGSIARSITKNGLKIFSVTMLAIGMFEFQVAHLTKEFYVDFKQYIDEKFRDTLLNPKFTQLRPVPTKGSITPDLNIMPYDDIRQVLTKHRGPFHVVDCICKEGQDLLGQPCKVTKERELCLLFGTAARNYKDHGWGREITREEVFKILDKGEEDGLVVQPSNSQYPFCVCLCCGCCCEVLSNAKLLDNPAQYFYSNYHAVTDDDLCIGCGLCIDRCQMEAITLEDGKSKVDSGKCIGCGLCATVCDTQAIHLQKKEQITVPAKDTTQFYLNLMRARAGNAKMILMMTRRALGMATP, from the coding sequence ATGGCTGATGACAGCATTGATTCCAAAGTATATCGTAAACTTCAGCAAAAACTGGATAAACTGCCGATTGCTTTCCCTGCCACTGAATCCGGCGTGGAAATTCGGATATTAAAGCATCTGTTCACCCCCGAACAGGCGCAAATCGCCTTATCGATGAGCTTCATCCCTGAACCGGCGACCGTTATTCAAAAACGCCTGAAGAAAAAATACCCCCTTCTTGCCGATCTGGAAAAAATTTTGGACAAAATGTCCGATCAGGGCAGCATTGCCCGGAGCATCACCAAAAACGGGCTGAAAATCTTCAGCGTTACGATGCTGGCGATCGGCATGTTTGAATTTCAGGTGGCCCATCTCACAAAAGAGTTTTATGTGGATTTCAAGCAATATATCGATGAAAAATTTCGCGACACCCTCCTGAATCCCAAATTTACCCAGCTCCGTCCTGTACCGACCAAAGGCTCCATTACCCCCGATCTCAATATCATGCCTTACGATGACATTCGCCAGGTTCTAACGAAGCATCGTGGCCCTTTCCACGTGGTTGACTGTATCTGTAAAGAGGGGCAGGACTTGCTCGGTCAGCCCTGCAAGGTAACCAAAGAAAGGGAGCTTTGCCTGCTCTTTGGCACGGCGGCCCGCAATTATAAAGACCACGGCTGGGGACGGGAAATTACCCGGGAGGAAGTTTTTAAAATTTTGGATAAAGGCGAGGAAGACGGCCTGGTGGTGCAGCCCTCCAATTCCCAATATCCGTTTTGCGTCTGCCTGTGCTGCGGCTGTTGTTGTGAGGTGTTATCGAACGCAAAACTCCTGGACAACCCTGCCCAGTATTTCTATTCCAACTACCACGCGGTTACCGATGACGATCTCTGCATCGGGTGCGGCTTGTGCATAGACCGCTGTCAGATGGAGGCAATTACCCTGGAAGATGGTAAAAGCAAAGTTGATTCAGGGAAATGCATCGGCTGCGGGCTATGTGCAACAGTTTGCGACACACAAGCCATTCATCTGCAGAAAAAGGAGCAAATAACCGTTCCGGCGAAGGACACCACGCAATTTTATCTCAATCTGATGCGGGCCCGGGCGGGAAATGCCAAAATGATCCTGATGATGACCCGCCGCGCCCTGGGAATGGCCACCCCCTGA
- a CDS encoding DUF1460 domain-containing protein, with protein sequence MDKKREAAVFLPEDRKICETLLGAAAERKDNEKTLPELAVSLGKQFLGAPYQPQTLEREGGEILVANLRAFDCMTFVESVIALALAIKSGETDCQCYLEKLKKIRYRGGLIDGYPSRLHYFTDWLGDNEHKGLAVDMTSRLGGLPVNKSFNELTRHRDDHPPLQDDAIFRKMQKVEAACSRRAFHFIPKERWGETEGGIADGDLIAITTNREGIDVLHVGFAVLVKKKAHLMHASSKAGAVVLSDVTLNGYLREKRSRTGVIVGRLRALPSRREITTN encoded by the coding sequence GTGGACAAAAAAAGAGAAGCCGCCGTTTTTCTCCCCGAAGACCGGAAGATTTGCGAAACGCTGCTCGGCGCGGCGGCAGAGCGCAAAGACAATGAGAAAACCCTGCCGGAGCTTGCCGTATCGTTGGGCAAGCAGTTTCTCGGCGCCCCCTACCAGCCGCAGACACTCGAGCGCGAAGGCGGAGAAATCCTTGTTGCCAATCTGCGCGCCTTTGACTGCATGACCTTCGTCGAAAGCGTCATCGCACTGGCGCTTGCGATTAAGTCAGGGGAAACCGACTGCCAATGTTATCTGGAGAAACTGAAGAAAATACGCTACCGGGGGGGCCTGATAGACGGCTACCCGTCTCGCCTTCATTACTTCACCGATTGGCTTGGAGACAACGAACATAAGGGGTTGGCAGTTGACATGACTTCACGCCTCGGGGGCCTTCCCGTTAACAAAAGCTTCAATGAACTGACCCGCCACCGCGACGACCATCCGCCCCTCCAGGATGACGCCATTTTTCGAAAAATGCAAAAGGTGGAAGCGGCCTGCTCAAGGCGCGCCTTTCATTTCATCCCGAAGGAGCGCTGGGGGGAGACGGAAGGGGGAATTGCCGACGGAGACCTTATCGCGATAACAACCAACCGGGAGGGGATCGACGTTCTTCACGTCGGATTTGCCGTGCTGGTCAAAAAAAAGGCCCACCTTATGCATGCATCCAGTAAAGCCGGCGCGGTAGTTTTATCAGACGTTACGCTGAATGGCTACCTGCGGGAAAAGCGCTCCCGCACCGGGGTAATCGTCGGCCGCCTGCGCGCCTTGCCATCCCGGCGGGAAATCACAACCAATTAA
- a CDS encoding DUF4922 domain-containing protein, producing the protein MASDRAVHLSEKEYFSVFTGGKGPGALAESAAQLLKKQKKNWPALAAGYAALEKSLTREIDGGKWRVQIQCNPQRMVSSGAKLDPEAIKRRPCFLCPQNLPVEQEAILYRDDYNVLCNPAPIFPGHLTIAAIRHTPQSLSENMELLLMLADDLGPGMTVFYNGPRAGASAPDHLHFQAAPCGFMPIEEEALAPENRSEAKIMDGVEIFRIKGLARGVLVIRGSSDSAVSGAVARISGILGSRITVSAGEPPLNIFCTRTEEGWQLLLFPRLKHRPDAFFREGEQQHVVSPGAADMGGVIITPRERDFDALTAAMVADIYREVAYDDAMVGEILAEL; encoded by the coding sequence ATGGCAAGTGACCGAGCCGTACATCTGTCAGAAAAAGAATATTTTTCAGTTTTTACCGGGGGAAAAGGGCCGGGCGCGCTTGCCGAATCGGCTGCGCAGTTGCTCAAGAAACAGAAAAAAAACTGGCCCGCCCTCGCTGCGGGCTATGCCGCCCTGGAGAAGTCCCTGACCAGGGAGATCGACGGCGGCAAATGGCGGGTGCAGATACAGTGCAATCCCCAGCGGATGGTCAGCAGCGGGGCGAAGCTCGATCCGGAAGCGATAAAAAGGCGGCCCTGTTTTTTGTGTCCGCAAAATCTTCCCGTCGAGCAGGAAGCAATCCTGTACCGTGATGATTACAATGTACTCTGTAATCCGGCGCCGATCTTCCCGGGCCATTTGACGATCGCCGCCATCCGGCATACGCCGCAGTCGCTCTCGGAAAACATGGAATTACTGCTGATGCTTGCCGATGATCTTGGCCCCGGGATGACCGTTTTTTACAATGGCCCCCGGGCCGGCGCCTCGGCGCCCGACCACCTGCACTTTCAGGCGGCGCCCTGCGGTTTTATGCCGATCGAAGAGGAGGCGCTTGCTCCAGAAAATCGGAGTGAAGCAAAGATCATGGATGGGGTGGAGATATTCAGAATAAAGGGACTGGCGCGGGGCGTTCTGGTAATCCGCGGAAGCAGCGATTCGGCCGTCAGCGGCGCGGTTGCAAGAATTTCGGGGATTCTCGGAAGCAGGATAACCGTTTCCGCGGGCGAGCCGCCACTGAACATTTTCTGCACCCGTACGGAAGAAGGCTGGCAACTGCTTCTTTTCCCCCGCTTGAAGCATCGTCCGGACGCATTTTTTCGCGAAGGGGAGCAGCAGCATGTCGTCAGCCCCGGGGCTGCCGATATGGGCGGGGTGATTATTACGCCCCGGGAAAGGGATTTTGACGCCTTGACCGCTGCAATGGTGGCCGACATTTACCGGGAGGTTGCGTACGATGACGCGATGGTCGGAGAGATTCTGGCCGAGCTATGA
- a CDS encoding glycosyltransferase family 2 protein, with protein MKSQTAVFRHRGNRRFPVFLGRDDGNTIMKDMLTIVTSRDRGSRDKMMNEIIENPLISRILLLAAGAQATPVARCEAIPAADIYSGQVWNEIIYQVATRYLLYVAGGDVRPDLRAPERLLSIALATGAGMIYADYAELKNDVISDHPVNDYQAGSIRDDFDFGPLIMMDVEAARHALKKYGAIAPCRWAGFYDLRLKISEEHELLHLPERLSIIVKNGIEKSGEAKGGFAYVDPRNRDFQRECEDAATAHLKRTGAWLPPKWKDIPASPQAFPVEASVVIPIRNRVKTVSDAVKSALAQKTDFPFNVIVVDNHSTDGTTDILLGLAEQTPQLKLVIPRRFDLSIGGCWNEAVFSTLCGRYAVQLDSDDLYGGEAVLQRLVELLRTENCALAVGSYTIVDAGLREIPPGLIAHTEWSEENGRNNILRVNGVGAPRAFDTALLRQIGFPNVGYGEDYAVALRLSREYRIGRIYESLYLCRRWGGNTDSVLTVEQVNRYNAYKDRLRTIEIKARQTMNRKETAFDGK; from the coding sequence ATGAAATCACAAACGGCGGTTTTTCGGCACAGGGGAAATCGCCGTTTTCCTGTTTTTCTCGGCCGCGATGACGGAAACACCATTATGAAGGATATGCTCACCATCGTCACTTCCCGGGACAGGGGCTCTCGGGACAAGATGATGAACGAAATCATCGAGAATCCCCTGATCAGCCGGATTTTGCTGCTCGCCGCCGGTGCTCAGGCAACCCCCGTCGCGCGTTGTGAAGCCATTCCGGCTGCGGATATTTATTCCGGGCAGGTTTGGAATGAAATCATCTACCAAGTTGCCACCCGCTATCTGCTGTATGTAGCCGGCGGGGATGTGCGGCCGGATCTGCGCGCCCCGGAGCGTCTTTTGTCTATTGCCCTCGCAACCGGCGCAGGAATGATCTATGCGGATTACGCCGAGTTGAAAAATGACGTCATCAGCGACCATCCGGTTAACGACTACCAGGCAGGGAGTATCCGCGACGATTTCGATTTTGGCCCGTTAATTATGATGGATGTTGAGGCCGCCCGTCATGCCCTGAAAAAATACGGGGCAATTGCTCCCTGCCGCTGGGCGGGTTTTTATGATCTGCGCCTGAAAATTTCGGAAGAGCACGAGTTGCTTCATCTACCGGAACGCCTCAGCATAATTGTAAAAAACGGCATCGAAAAGTCCGGGGAGGCGAAGGGAGGGTTTGCCTACGTTGATCCCCGAAACCGTGATTTCCAAAGAGAGTGCGAAGATGCGGCGACGGCGCATCTCAAACGGACAGGGGCATGGCTGCCGCCAAAGTGGAAAGATATTCCCGCCTCCCCGCAGGCGTTTCCCGTGGAGGCGAGCGTTGTGATTCCGATACGCAACCGGGTGAAGACTGTCTCCGACGCAGTCAAAAGCGCCCTTGCCCAGAAGACAGATTTTCCGTTCAATGTGATCGTTGTTGACAACCATTCAACCGACGGAACGACGGATATCCTCTTGGGGCTGGCCGAACAAACGCCGCAGTTGAAACTCGTCATTCCCCGGCGGTTCGATCTCTCGATCGGCGGTTGCTGGAACGAGGCCGTCTTTTCCACCTTGTGCGGCCGCTATGCCGTTCAGCTCGATTCCGACGACCTCTACGGGGGGGAAGCTGTCCTCCAGCGGCTTGTCGAGCTGCTGCGAACGGAGAACTGCGCGCTTGCCGTCGGTTCCTATACGATTGTCGATGCCGGCCTGCGGGAGATTCCGCCGGGGCTGATCGCTCATACCGAGTGGAGCGAAGAAAACGGCAGGAACAACATCCTGCGCGTCAACGGCGTCGGCGCGCCGAGGGCCTTTGACACAGCCCTGCTGAGGCAGATCGGGTTTCCGAACGTCGGCTATGGAGAGGATTATGCGGTTGCCCTGCGCCTCTCCCGGGAATACCGCATCGGCAGGATATACGAAAGCCTCTACCTTTGCCGCCGCTGGGGAGGCAACACCGATTCTGTTTTGACGGTAGAGCAGGTGAATCGTTACAATGCCTACAAGGATCGGCTTCGGACTATAGAGATTAAGGCGCGCCAGACCATGAATAGAAAGGAAACCGCTTTTGATGGCAAGTGA
- a CDS encoding pyruvate carboxyltransferase produces MPRKVTIGDITIRDGFQHEEKTISTEAKIFYAEEMIMAGCREIELTNLGNPAGIPQFRDAEAVLTHFRGERFRKNCERRGINPAELTFTAVTIREVAVDKAIELRKRGIGPDRILMMVSTDPEHHFANSGTTLSQYWKEVERCIKKASDVGIKMNGTVSTIWGSPITGATDMADAVEFTKRFLELGAYDIEHADHDGSASPADVYRYYSMILDAIPDPEVHLAHFHETKRIASASVLAAMQAGICRFEATLGGLGGQPANFLNDCPVKGTGEYYYKDPRYVGLITMEDLLVMIDEMGIEHGYDVDRVLALGKQMEKTIGRRLRSEAIYNGRTEKNGHREFARPGLKKLTEKLGEKPGQLIPADWAPQAVLPERLRPQG; encoded by the coding sequence ATGCCCAGGAAGGTGACGATCGGCGATATTACGATCCGTGACGGGTTTCAGCATGAGGAGAAAACCATCTCCACCGAGGCAAAGATTTTCTATGCCGAAGAGATGATAATGGCGGGGTGCCGGGAGATAGAGCTCACCAACCTCGGCAATCCCGCGGGCATCCCCCAGTTCAGGGATGCGGAAGCGGTACTGACGCATTTCCGCGGGGAGCGTTTCCGGAAAAACTGCGAACGCCGGGGCATCAATCCGGCCGAACTTACCTTTACTGCCGTTACCATCCGGGAAGTGGCGGTGGATAAGGCGATTGAGCTCCGCAAGCGGGGGATCGGCCCGGACCGGATTCTGATGATGGTTTCTACTGATCCGGAGCACCACTTTGCCAATTCCGGCACGACGCTTTCCCAGTACTGGAAAGAGGTGGAGCGGTGCATCAAGAAGGCCTCCGACGTCGGAATCAAGATGAACGGAACGGTCAGCACGATCTGGGGCAGCCCGATTACCGGCGCGACCGATATGGCGGATGCCGTCGAATTCACCAAACGTTTTTTAGAGTTGGGAGCGTATGACATAGAGCACGCCGACCACGACGGTTCCGCATCGCCGGCTGATGTTTACCGGTACTACTCGATGATTCTGGATGCGATCCCCGACCCCGAGGTGCATTTAGCCCATTTTCACGAAACGAAGCGGATCGCATCCGCGTCAGTTCTGGCCGCGATGCAGGCCGGCATCTGCCGTTTTGAGGCGACGCTCGGCGGCCTGGGCGGTCAGCCGGCAAATTTCCTCAACGATTGCCCGGTAAAAGGCACCGGGGAATATTATTACAAGGATCCGCGCTATGTCGGCCTCATCACGATGGAGGATCTGCTGGTGATGATTGACGAAATGGGGATCGAACACGGATATGACGTTGACCGGGTTTTGGCGCTGGGCAAGCAGATGGAAAAGACCATTGGCCGGCGGCTGCGTTCCGAGGCGATTTACAACGGGCGGACGGAGAAAAATGGCCACAGGGAATTCGCCCGTCCCGGTCTGAAGAAACTCACCGAAAAGCTTGGCGAGAAACCCGGGCAGCTTATCCCCGCGGATTGGGCGCCGCAGGCTGTGCTTCCGGAGCGGCTCCGTCCGCAAGGATGA
- a CDS encoding AMP-binding protein produces the protein MLSEQKYWNPYLETLSREKLRKLQLEKFKKIFSWAYERSKFHRGLYEKAGIKPEDIHSFADIRRIPSVEKSLMRGIQRKDPFPYGDALCVPLEDVAEFRQTSGTTGQPVYQPDTWQDWEWWAESWAYILWAQGYRPRDRVFLPFGYNVFVAFWAGHYAVEKIGAEIVPGGVLDTQARILKIQELECTAMMATPTYVLGMADTARKMGIDPRSLSIRRITCAGEPGASIPATKKRMEDAWNAKVFDHAGATEIGAWSYECQEQTGGLHVNEALFLVEIQDVETGEYIEEPGRRGKMIITALDRQAQPCVRFDSKDIIEWAPDPCSCGRTFRMIKGGVVGRSDDITKVKGVLLSPSAIEEVVRGMDGLADEFEVIVDKVGDIDRITLKIEIVKGREEERKRIETNLKDQLRLNTNLGYNLEFHDYGTLPRYDVKAKRFKDLRQKH, from the coding sequence TTGCTTTCTGAACAAAAATACTGGAATCCCTATCTCGAAACGCTGTCGCGTGAAAAACTTCGCAAGCTCCAGCTCGAAAAATTCAAAAAGATTTTCAGTTGGGCATATGAGCGCTCGAAATTTCACCGCGGGCTCTACGAAAAGGCGGGAATCAAACCTGAAGACATCCATTCCTTCGCAGATATCCGGCGGATCCCCTCTGTGGAAAAATCGCTGATGCGGGGCATTCAGCGCAAGGACCCCTTCCCTTACGGCGATGCGCTGTGCGTGCCTCTTGAAGATGTGGCGGAATTCCGGCAAACCAGCGGCACCACCGGCCAGCCCGTTTATCAACCAGACACCTGGCAGGACTGGGAGTGGTGGGCCGAAAGCTGGGCATACATCCTCTGGGCGCAGGGCTATCGTCCCCGCGACCGGGTTTTCCTGCCTTTCGGATACAATGTCTTTGTCGCCTTCTGGGCCGGCCATTACGCAGTGGAAAAAATCGGCGCCGAGATAGTCCCCGGCGGGGTTCTGGATACCCAGGCAAGAATCCTGAAAATTCAGGAACTTGAGTGTACCGCCATGATGGCGACGCCCACCTATGTGCTCGGGATGGCCGATACGGCAAGGAAGATGGGCATCGATCCACGCTCGCTTTCCATCCGCCGGATCACCTGCGCCGGAGAACCGGGCGCCAGCATCCCCGCGACCAAAAAACGGATGGAAGATGCCTGGAACGCCAAGGTTTTTGACCATGCCGGCGCTACCGAGATCGGCGCATGGAGCTATGAATGCCAGGAACAAACCGGCGGTCTGCATGTGAACGAGGCCCTTTTCCTTGTGGAGATTCAGGATGTCGAGACAGGGGAGTATATCGAAGAGCCGGGGCGCCGGGGCAAAATGATCATCACGGCCCTCGACCGGCAGGCCCAGCCCTGCGTCCGCTTCGACTCCAAAGACATCATCGAATGGGCGCCTGATCCCTGCTCATGCGGAAGAACCTTCCGGATGATCAAGGGCGGGGTTGTCGGCAGGTCGGACGACATTACCAAGGTAAAGGGGGTGCTGCTGTCTCCCTCGGCGATTGAGGAGGTTGTCAGAGGGATGGATGGCCTGGCCGATGAGTTCGAGGTAATCGTTGACAAGGTAGGCGACATTGACCGCATCACCCTCAAAATCGAGATAGTTAAAGGACGGGAGGAAGAACGTAAGCGCATCGAAACCAATCTGAAGGATCAATTGCGGCTTAACACCAACCTCGGCTATAATCTTGAATTTCACGACTACGGCACTCTACCCAGATATGACGTAAAGGCAAAAAGATTCAAGGATTTGCGACAAAAACATTGA